A window from Trichomycterus rosablanca isolate fTriRos1 chromosome 21, fTriRos1.hap1, whole genome shotgun sequence encodes these proteins:
- the tcima gene encoding transcriptional and immune response regulator a has product MAQRTESRRVSPSPRANRFDSARRKRASPHIFEQVSEESLARLFRKAGDKKAEERVRSIFSCAHDPDETARALMALRQRKKDKLLQIIRTVRTFLHVR; this is encoded by the coding sequence ATGGCGCAGAGAACCGAGAGCAGGCGCGTGAGTCCGAGCCCGCGCGCCAACCGCTTCGACAGCGCGCGCCGCAAGCGCGCCTCGCCGCACATCTTCGAGCAGGTGAGCGAGGAGTCCCTCGCGCGCCTCTTCCGCAAGGCGGGCGACAAGAAAGCCGAGGAGCGCGTGCGCAGCATCTTCTCGTGCGCGCACGACCCGGACGAGACGGCGCGCGCCCTCATGGCCCTGCGCCAGCGCAAGAAGGACAAGCTCCTGCAGATCATCCGCACCGTGCGCACCTTCCTGCACGTGCGCTGA